Proteins from a single region of Spodoptera frugiperda isolate SF20-4 chromosome 8, AGI-APGP_CSIRO_Sfru_2.0, whole genome shotgun sequence:
- the LOC118275358 gene encoding uncharacterized protein LOC118275358 isoform X2, which translates to MFQFVTDAARQDGFRYRFEFSLIGFETTNFIPGPRTNSSAQSKGWINVERPYSAAGYEPLQLWCPSNDYVVCVLTDETGNTAGMQISVPKAKFTPALDMDELGFQTWEANVNGKTIEYYTKTQYFVSADSATRIAFANPEKSILRDADVSVEGFNGELLKISTSQSNLDSIFTKQACIPWMGLHYYYDMSPSLECSASTILTWFPLYENDALVGMGFMLPGTLTLAKGDTDYFEHPTQSDVEMIVNSGPQCLYDMVGNSSVITMHTYFIETPRQLLCL; encoded by the exons ATGTTCCAATTTGTTACAGATGCAGCCCGTCAGGATGGTTTCAGAT ATAGATTCGAATTCTCCTTGATCGGATTTGAAACAACTAACTTCATCCCCGGCCCCCGCACTAACAGCAGTGCCCAATCTAAGGGCTGGATAAATGTAGAGAGACCCTACAGTGCCGCGGGATATGAACCCCTGCAGCTCTGGTGTCCCTCAAACGACTACGTCGTCTGTGTTCTCACTGACGAAACTGGTAACACTGCTGGTATGCAGATCTCG GTTCCAAAGGCCAAATTCACCCCAGCATTGGATATGGACGAACTTGGTTTCCAAACCTGGGAAGCCAACGTTAACGGAAAGACCATTGAGTATTACACCAAGACTCAATACTTCGTGTCTGCTG ATTCTGCCACCCGTATTGCCTTCGCAAACCCTGAAAAGTCAATTCTCAGGGATGCTGACGTATCGGTAGAAGGATTCAACGGCGAGCTGCTGAAAATTTCCACATCTCAAAGCAACCTGGACAGCATCTTCACTAAGCAAGCCTGCATCCCCTGGATGG GTCTCCACTACTACTACGACATGAGTCCTTCCCTAGAATGTAGTGCCTCCACCATTTTGACTTGGTTCCCCTTGTACGAAAACGATGCACTTGTTGGTATGGGCTTCATGCTTCCTGGTACTTTGACACTGGCTAAAGGAGATACGGATTACTTTGAACACCCGACGCAGAGTGACGTCGAG ATGATCGTGAACTCTGGCCCTCAGTGCTTGTATGACATGGTGGGCAACAGCAGCGTGATCACCATGCACACATACTTCATCGAAACTCCTCGCCAACTACTTTGTCTGTAA
- the LOC118275358 gene encoding uncharacterized protein LOC118275358 isoform X1, protein MFQFVTDAARQDGFRYRFEFSLIGFETTNFIPGPRTNSSAQSKGWINVERPYSAAGYEPLQLWCPSNDYVVCVLTDETGNTAGMQISVPKAKFTPALDMDELGFQTWEANVNGKTIEYYTKTQYFVSADSATRIAFANPEKSILRDADVSVEGFNGELLKISTSQSNLDSIFTKQACIPWMGLHYYYDMSPSLECSASTILTWFPLYENDALVGMGFMLPGTLTLAKGDTDYFEHPTQSDVEMIVNSGPQCLYNMVGASSVITLHTYFIETPRQLFCL, encoded by the exons ATGTTCCAATTTGTTACAGATGCAGCCCGTCAGGATGGTTTCAGAT ATAGATTCGAATTCTCCTTGATCGGATTTGAAACAACTAACTTCATCCCCGGCCCCCGCACTAACAGCAGTGCCCAATCTAAGGGCTGGATAAATGTAGAGAGACCCTACAGTGCCGCGGGATATGAACCCCTGCAGCTCTGGTGTCCCTCAAACGACTACGTCGTCTGTGTTCTCACTGACGAAACTGGTAACACTGCTGGTATGCAGATCTCG GTTCCAAAGGCCAAATTCACCCCAGCATTGGATATGGACGAACTTGGTTTCCAAACCTGGGAAGCCAACGTTAACGGAAAGACCATTGAGTATTACACCAAGACTCAATACTTCGTGTCTGCTG ATTCTGCCACCCGTATTGCCTTCGCAAACCCTGAAAAGTCAATTCTCAGGGATGCTGACGTATCGGTAGAAGGATTCAACGGCGAGCTGCTGAAAATTTCCACATCTCAAAGCAACCTGGACAGCATCTTCACTAAGCAAGCCTGCATCCCCTGGATGG GTCTCCACTACTACTACGACATGAGTCCTTCCCTAGAATGTAGTGCCTCCACCATTTTGACTTGGTTCCCCTTGTACGAAAACGATGCACTTGTTGGTATGGGCTTCATGCTTCCTGGTACTTTGACACTGGCTAAAGGAGATACGGATTACTTTGAACACCCGACGCAGAGTGACGTCGAG ATGATCGTGAACTCTGGCCCTCAGTGCTTGTATAACATGGTGGGCGCAAGCAGCGTGATCACCTTGCACACATACTTTATCGAAACTCCTCGCCAACTATTTTGTCTGTAA
- the LOC118275358 gene encoding uncharacterized protein LOC118275358 isoform X3, giving the protein MFQFVTDAARQDGFRYRFEFSLIGFETTNFIPGPRTNSSAQSKGWINVERPYSAAGYEPLQLWCPSNDYVVCVLTDETGNTAGMQISVPKAKFTPALDMDELGFQTWEANVNGKTIEYYTKTQYFVSADSATRIAFANPEKSILRDADVSVEGFNGELLKISTSQSNLDSIFTKQACIPWMGLHYYYDMSPSLECSASTILTWFPLYENDALVGMGFMLPGSLTLAKGDTDYFEHPKQSDVEMIVNSGPQCLYDMVGNSSVITMHTYFIETPRQLLCL; this is encoded by the exons ATGTTCCAATTTGTTACAGATGCAGCCCGTCAGGATGGTTTCAGAT ATAGATTCGAATTCTCCTTGATCGGATTTGAAACAACTAACTTCATCCCCGGCCCCCGCACTAACAGCAGTGCCCAATCTAAGGGCTGGATAAATGTAGAGAGACCCTACAGTGCCGCGGGATATGAACCCCTGCAGCTCTGGTGTCCCTCAAACGACTACGTCGTCTGTGTTCTCACTGACGAAACTGGTAACACTGCTGGTATGCAGATCTCG GTTCCAAAGGCCAAATTCACCCCAGCATTGGATATGGACGAACTTGGTTTCCAAACCTGGGAAGCCAACGTTAACGGAAAGACCATTGAGTATTACACCAAGACTCAATACTTCGTGTCTGCTG ATTCTGCCACCCGTATTGCCTTCGCAAACCCTGAAAAGTCAATTCTCAGGGATGCTGACGTATCGGTAGAAGGATTCAACGGCGAGCTGCTGAAAATTTCCACATCTCAAAGCAACCTGGACAGCATCTTCACTAAGCAAGCCTGCATCCCCTGGATGG GTCTCCACTACTACTACGACATGAGTCCTTCCCTAGAATGTAGTGCCTCCACCATTTTGACTTGGTTCCCCTTGTACGAAAACGATGCACTTGTTGGTATGGGCTTCATGCTTCCTGGTTCTTTGACACTGGCTAAAGGAGATACGGATTACTTTGAACACCCGAAACAGAGTGACGTCGAG ATGATCGTGAACTCTGGCCCTCAGTGCTTGTATGACATGGTGGGCAACAGCAGCGTGATCACCATGCACACATACTTCATCGAAACTCCTCGCCAACTACTTTGTCTGTAA